From a single Paraburkholderia edwinii genomic region:
- a CDS encoding MarR family winged helix-turn-helix transcriptional regulator, whose product MTVRAPGKRTAAKPAQAARARVAAPAHTDADATDPSEWRHTTLDARPGFLIRRLHQIHVALFIEECAPEGITPVQYSILTALDQMGPSEQIALSNAVGLDRANTADVIARLAERRFIQRRGSRTDKRKKVAELTDVGRALLARLEVGVERAHERTLAALPPKDRKQFMAYLVRLVDTNNELSRTPIRRERKHGGAADDA is encoded by the coding sequence ATGACCGTTCGCGCGCCCGGCAAACGGACTGCCGCTAAACCGGCGCAAGCAGCGCGCGCCAGGGTCGCGGCGCCGGCGCATACCGACGCGGACGCCACCGATCCGTCGGAATGGCGGCACACCACGCTCGACGCGCGGCCCGGTTTTCTGATCCGCCGTTTGCATCAGATTCACGTCGCGCTGTTTATCGAGGAATGCGCGCCGGAAGGGATCACGCCGGTGCAATACAGCATCCTCACGGCGCTCGATCAGATGGGGCCATCCGAGCAGATTGCCTTGTCGAACGCGGTCGGGCTCGATCGCGCGAATACCGCCGATGTGATCGCGCGGCTTGCCGAGCGGCGCTTTATCCAGCGGCGCGGTTCGCGTACCGACAAGCGCAAGAAAGTCGCGGAGCTGACCGATGTGGGCCGCGCGCTGCTTGCGCGGCTCGAGGTTGGCGTCGAGCGCGCGCATGAACGCACGCTGGCCGCGCTGCCGCCGAAAGATCGCAAGCAGTTTATGGCGTACCTCGTGCGGCTCGTCGATACGAACAACGAACTGAGCCGCACGCCGATCAGGCGCGAGCGCAAGCATGGCGGCGCGGCAGACGATGCGTGA